CTCAGTTCACCACTGTTTCTTCTGCAAAGACAGAGGTACCCACTGAGGCGTCTAGCCCAGCTCAGGCCCTGTCACCACAGTACCAAAGCAATGTTCTCTGGCATGGGATGCGCGGTCTCTCCAGGTGAGGCCTTCTGCAGTTCAGGACAGGGCCATGTGGGAAGCTACAAAGGGACGGGAGCAGAACCCCAAAGGGAAGGGTGTCTGCAAATCCACTCACCATGTGCTCCCCGCCCCCGCACCTCCTTTAGAAGAGGCCCATAGGCCCATGAAGGCTTCTTACGTCCCCGGTCCTCTCTGCCAAGCTCATGTGGAGAGCCAGTTTCTGTCTGAGCAGTCTATGGATTAGATTGGGTACCGAGACTGGAAAAGTTGGTGGCAAACCATTGgtggcagaaagattctaagatgTCACATGTTTGTCTACCTGTCCTTGCCTATccttagaggtcagaagtcaagTGGTGTCTACACAGGGCAGGGTCTGTCTCCAGCCCAGACACCCAGTGGCTATTTTCCCTAGCAGGAAAAGAATGCAGCAGGAATGGATTCTTGGGCTGTTCTTCCCATCCCCTCACCACCTGAGGTCTCTCAGCCATCATCAAGGTGGAGCACAGGTCTCCTGAGGTTGtggctgcctgtctgtctgctttctctgACTGCCTCCAGACACTTCAATCTTCCCTCAGCCCCAAACTCAGACCCTGCCCTTTCCTTTGCAGACTTGAGGGACAGCCAGAATGGGGAGCAGCTGAGGCGAAACTGCACCATCTACCGGCCCTGGTTTTCTCCTTACAGCTACTTCGTATGCACAGATAAAGAGAGCCACTTGGAGGCCTATGGGTTCCCAGAGGTGGActgggaagagggcagaggggaCACCTGCTTTATTGAGGATGTGACTGAGAGTGTctgctcatcttcctcctcccaagaGAAGACATTCCCCAGGGAGGCCAACAGGAAATCCATGCGTGGGTTGGAGTCTATTACATCCCAGGATATCCTAATGGCTTCCAAGTGGCACCCGGCCCAACAGAATGGCTACAAGTGTGCAGCCTGCTGCCGCATGTACCCCACTTTGCACTCCCTCAAGAGCCACATCAAGGGGGGCTTCAAGGAGGGTTTCAGCTGCAAGGTGTACTACCGCAAGCTTAAAGCTTTCTGGGGCAAGGAGCAGAAGGCCCGGCCAGGAGACAGGCTCTCCTTGGGTAGTTGCTAGGCCTTCCAGTAGTCTGCTGACACCTTCAGTAAAtagggataaagcctacttgtgCCTCTGGAGAGGTAACAATAAATTGATGTTAGTCATAAACTTCTTTGGTCAAGTCTGGTCACCACCATCAGCTCTTCGTGGTGCCCAGTGGATCTTCCTCATCTTCAattagtgcttgcctagcaacaCCAGACCCACCTCTGTCCCCATCCCCCTCTAG
The sequence above is a segment of the Microtus ochrogaster isolate Prairie Vole_2 chromosome 6, MicOch1.0, whole genome shotgun sequence genome. Coding sequences within it:
- the Spata46 gene encoding spermatogenesis-associated protein 46, producing MDSWAVLPIPSPPEVSQPSSRWSTGLLRLWLPVCLLSLTASRHFNLPSAPNSDPALSFADLRDSQNGEQLRRNCTIYRPWFSPYSYFVCTDKESHLEAYGFPEVDWEEGRGDTCFIEDVTESVCSSSSSQEKTFPREANRKSMRGLESITSQDILMASKWHPAQQNGYKCAACCRMYPTLHSLKSHIKGGFKEGFSCKVYYRKLKAFWGKEQKARPGDRLSLGSC